The following coding sequences are from one Triticum dicoccoides isolate Atlit2015 ecotype Zavitan chromosome 4A, WEW_v2.0, whole genome shotgun sequence window:
- the LOC119287749 gene encoding GDSL esterase/lipase APG-like, with translation MEARCLLLLAVLLLAGAHGGEAQPLVPGVFTFGDSSVDIGNNDYLHTLIKADFPPYGRDFPNRVATGRFCNGKLATDITADTLGFTSYPPAYLSPQASGKNLLIGANFASAGSGYYDHTALMYHAIPFSQQLEYFREYQSKLTAFAGSSQAKSIISGSLYIVSFGASDFVQNYYINPLLFKTQTVDQFSDRLVSIFVNSATQLYGMGARRIAVTTLPPLGCLPAAITLFGHGSTGCVSRLNSDSQRFNGKMSAAVSSLAKRYHDLKIAVFDIYTPLYSLVTSPGDQGFTEAKRGCCGTGKVEFTVFLCNPKSVGTCPNATTYVFWDAVHPSEAANQVIADALLVTGIDLVT, from the exons ATGGAGGCGAGGTGCCTGCTGCTCCTGGCTGTGCTCCTTCTGGCGGGAGCTCATGGCGGGGAGGCGCAGCCGCTCGTGCCGGGGGTCTTCACCTTCGGCGACTCTTCGGTGGATATAggtaacaacgactacctccacacccTCATCAAGGCGGACTTCCCTCCCTACGGCAGGGACTTCCCCAACCGCGTGGCCACCGGCAGGTTTTGCAACGGCAAGCTGGCTACCGATATCACTG CTGATACCCTGGGGTTTACTAGCTACCCGCCCGCATATCTCAGCCCGCAGGCGTCAGGGAAGAACCTTCTGATCGGGGCCAACTTCGCGTCTGCTGGATCCGGCTACTACGATCACACGGCGCTTATGTAT CATGCCATCCCTTTCTCCCAACAACTGGAGTACTTCAGGGAGTACCAGTCCAAGCTGACGGCGTTTGCTGGGAGCAGCCAGGCCAAGTCCATCATCAGCGGCTCGCTGTACATCGTCAGCTTCGGTGCAAGTGACTTCGTGCAGAACTACTACATCAACCCTCTGCTCTTCAAGACCCAGACCGTCGACCAGTTCTCGGACCGCCTCGTCAGCATCTTCGTCAACAGCGCGACG CAACTGTACGGCATGGGAGCGCGGCGCATCGCGGTGACGACGCTGCCACCCCTGGGCTGCCTCCCCGCGGCGATCACGCTGTTCGGGCACGGGAGCACCGGGTGCGTGTCGAGGCTCAACAGCGACTCCCAGCGGTTCAATGGGAAGATGAGCGCCGCCGTCAGCTCGCTGGCGAAGCGGTACCACGACCTCAAGATCGCCGTCTTCGACATCTACACGCCGCTGTACAGCCTCGTCACCTCCCCTGGAGATCAAG GGTTCACGGAGGCGAAGCGGGGATGCTGCGGGACGGGGAAGGTGGAGTTCACGGTGTTCCTCTGCAACCCCAAGTCGGTGGGGACGTGCCCGAACGCGACGACCTACGTGTTTTGGGACGCCGTCCACCCGTCGGAGGCGGCCAACCAAGTGATCGCCGACGCCCTCCTCGTCACCGGCATCGACCTCGTCACATGA